The genomic window ATCACCTTTAGTTCCGCGGCAACGAGTTTAAGCCTCTTGAGGCTTAGACAATCGACGATCTTGAGTCTCTTCAGTGATGGGAATCGCAGCATGCATGCGCTACTGCTCAGCGCCCTTAACTTTGGTAGGCCTTGGAGATACAGTTCCTTAAGTTTAGGGAAGGGCGTGATCACTTTGCAAGTCCCTGCAGCTTGTTCGTCTTCGTTCTCCGCTGCTTCTTGATCTCCATCACTGAGTGTGATCAGCTCCTCCAGTCCTTGGCAGTACCAGATGAACAATGACGACAGATTCTCGACGCACCCACCCCTGTAGATGATCTTTACCTTCATAAGGCTCTGCAGGATGATACCCTGCAGGTTATCAAGGGCGGGCTGTTCACACTCAATAACTTCACCCATCCTCATAAAATCAATGGGATGTAAAATGGGGCAATCAGTTTCTTCGCTGCCGTCAATGATCACCTCCGCTAGATTGCTGCAGTTTGCGATCCACACTCTCTTCAGGTTTGTCATGGTCTTCCAGAGGTGGCTTGAAGGGAGCTCTATCTTTGTCAGGCTACCGCATGCTTTTATCATCAGATTTCTTGTTGTACCGGCGAGGCGATATGACCGCGCCAGTCTCTCTAGGGCCTCGACCGACTGTACTGTGATGTCGATTGCCTTGAGCCTGCGTAGGCTCTCAAGCTCCTGAAAATCAACACCATTTCCACTCTCACCGACTTTCCAGTCTCCGTAACTGAAGTCCATGTACAGAACTTGCAGCATTTTGAGGCTATCTATGACACCACCTGGGATCATTACAAGCGGCATATGTGAGAGGAGCAGGAACCGCAGAGTGACCAGTGATCCTAGCTCCCTTGGCAGTGATTTGATGTCTGTGTGATACAAATCAAGGTACTGCAACTGAACCAATGCACTGATCCCTGAGGGTAATTCAGTGATAGAGGTGTGCGAGAGATCTAATACCCTGAGAGATGGCATGAACTGGAAGAAGCCGTCGCATATCTTTTTCAACCCAGCATTGTTTTGTAGCATCAAGGTCTTCAACAGAGGGCAATTAGGCGCCTCATACAGCTCCACGATGTTATTCCGCATGAAACAAATCCGCTCGGCCTCGCTCCATTTCTCTGCACCTGGTGCTTCCTTGAGCCCAACCCAGGCACGGACAAGCCATTTGGTCTCTTTTGTGCCGAATTCTGATGCTATCCAGAGAGCCATCGCGCGGACCATGGGATGCATACTGATGTGTTCGTCGTCTTTACCTTTTTCCAGCAAAGATGCAATCTCGAGATCACCCAGAAGGTCATGCCCTTTGTTGTATATCTCATCCATCTCAGTGTATAGATCATCTATGAAACCTTCACCGATGCAGTAGCCTATGACCCAATCCTTGGAAATGATGAAGTCCTCTGGAAACAGCGAGCAATACAGCAGGCAGAGCCTTAGCTTGTCACTGGGCAAGTTGTCATAGCTGCTCTTGAGAGGCATAAGAAGGTCCATCTCCATGCCAAGAAGCTGCCATGGGGCAATATTTAGAACAGTGATGGCGTGCTTCCATTCTTTTGCAGTGTGCTTGCTTGCCATGGCCCGGCCGACGGTGATGAGCGCGAGGGGCAGCCCACCACATTTCATGGCCACTCCCCTTGCCGGGCGCCAGATCTCTGGGGCGGCACGCACGAGGTGCTCGCCGACCTTGTCACAGAAGAGCTCCCAGGCGGCCATCGGTGGCAGGCGCTCCATCTTGAGCTTGCGACGGACATCCATTCGGTTGCACACGTCCTCCATCCTCGTCGCCACGATGATCTTGCTCTTGGAGTTGTGCTTGGGAACCGGAATGCCGAGCATCCGGAAGTTGAGTGGCTCCCAGAGGTCGTCCAGCAGCAACACAAAGTTCATCTTGGTGAGCACCCTGTAGAGCACCCCAGCGCGCTCCTTGGGCGTCCTGTTCTCCCAGCTCAACCCGAGCCGGTCGCCGATGACCTTCTGGATGTCGTCGAGGCTGAACTCCCTGCCAACTTCGATGTAGATGACGACATTGATGTCCTGCGAGCCGATGAGGAAGTCGTTGTTGAACTTGTGGAGCAGCGCGGTCTTGCCGATCCCGCCCATGCCGTAGACGCCGACGAcgccgacgtcgccgccccggACGCAGGCGTTGAGCTCCTGGAGCATCTCGTCCATGCCGACGACGGGCGCGCTGGGCATCTCCTCGAAGCGGACCTGCACGAGCTCGTCGGCGACCTTGTGGAAGTCGCCCTTGTCCTTGAGGCCGGCGGCCTCGGCGAGCGTCTCGTCGGCCCTCTGGCTGAGGCGGTAGGTGGCCCTGAGGCCGGGCGCCTGGTCGGGCGGGAGCTGCAGGCGCGCCTGGTAGTCGGCgtggatccgggcggcggcgtccTCGAGCCTGGCGACGCACTCGAGCCACCACTTGACCTGGCTGGTGGCCTCCATCCCCTGGCGCTCGGCGGCTTCCACCATGCGCTTGACGTCGTCGCGCTTGCTCTTGAGCTCGTCCACCTCGTGGCCCAGCGCGTCGATGTAGTCGGCGCAGGACATGACGTACCCGAACGTCCGCGCGAAGTAGTCCTTGAGCGGCCGGAACGCCGTGTCCACGATGGACGCCACGAACTCCATCGCCGCCCGCCGCGAGCCGAATGCCTCAGGCTTCACCGAGCGAGGCCTGGATTCGGTCTGCCAAAGAAACCTGATTTGGGCACGAATTGGAGGATCTGTGCGGCGACGGAGCCGAATGGGGGGCTAATTACTGAAGGGACGCGCGGCGCGGAAGGGAGGAACCCGACAAGCTGCAATTGGTGCTGGGGGAAATCAGTTGGAGCTTGTGGGTGAGGCCATGGGAAATGGACAAATTGGTAGCTGGGGGTTGGAGCTCAGAGTAGGAGTATCCTTAGCCAAGAAGGAACACACTCGCGATGCGGAGGAAGATGGACGGGGGCGCGCGAAGACTTGGACTGCGCACAGTTGGAGTCCATCACCGGCTCACTGCGACCGCGAGGAAGGTGGCGACGGGCGTGgcgagtgtggtggtggtggtgacttGACTGCGCCATGGCGTCgggcgtttttttttcttttctttcgtcAGGCGGGCTGTTTGTTCCACGGAGAAACGTGACCGCGGTCGAGCACGTCCGTACGGTTGAATGTCCAAACAAGACAAATATGCGTGCATAGTGACAGTGCAGACTTTTCAACGTTGATCTCCGATGTCTTCGAGCCAGTCAATGACAGCTGTCTGTCTGCAAGGGAACGGAAGGTGTCTCGAAGCGGTAGCACACTGGGTTTTCGTGGCCATTAATGAGAGCCTTCTTCTGGCTGCTGTGTGGAGGTTAGCCAAAGCTCCATTCTTCTCACTTGTATCTTGTGCTTAAGGGTCTGTTCGGAGACTCGCTAGCTTCTCCAAAACTTCTCGTATCCAGCTTCTAACCTGACTTCTCACTTCACGTAGAGTGCACCAAACCGTTCTGGAGCCTCGCTAGCTTCTCCGAGCGCCTGAGTGAGCTGGCAGCCCAGCTGGGGAGGTGAAGCCCAGGTTCTTGCCACCTTGGGCCGGCTGGAAGAAGCCCATTTTGGGCTCAAGTGCACacaggccaaaaaaaagaaagaaatgagTTGGGCCTGGTTTCCTGGGGTGAATGGTTGGTAATAACAGCAACAATGCCGCCTCATGTAATATCTGAACTTTGAAGCTGCACATATCTGAATCTTTTTGCACTCACATTAACAGTACGTACAGTACACCATAGGAAAGAAGACAGAGGAACTCACATTGCGCTTTGGGCGACGGGCTTGGTTGTCGGGATGCTCCTCCTTGCTCACCAGCGCTGCTCCTCGCTGAGCTCCTCCTTCCCCCACCGGCGCTGCTCCTTGCTGGCATCAATGGTGTGGGGGTGAGCTCCTCCTTCCCCCATGGCGCCGTTCCTCGCTGACGGCGGTACTCGTGGCTGTGAGGACGGGAATCGGTGAGGAACCGAGGGGGACGGGCGTGGCGGCGGGACGACGGCGCTGAGGGTTTCCAGAGGGAGAACGCGAGGGGCAGGGGAGATATGACCGAGCGATTCGTGCGTTTCTGTTCGACCGAGCGAATCGTTTTCCTTAGCGGTGGCAATCTGTTTGTAAATAAGGGGGAACTCCAGATTCTTCAAAACGTGGAGCTGGGTTTCCTTTGCTTCGCAAATTTGCACTACCGGCCCATCTCAGCTTCGGGAATTTAACTTCTAGAAGCTAAAGCGTTCGGGTCAACTTCAAACGAGAAGTTTGTGGAGTTGAGAGTTGGAGGAGTTCAGAACAGGCCCTAAGTCTAAGTATTttcatgatacttctatttggaaAGCTACTGCAACTCCTCCTAAATCTGCTTTTTGGGCTTCTATTTTGAAAATGTTACCCAATCTTAAGGCTCATTCTTTCTATCAATTAACTCGAGGTAGCATTTCAATTTGGAGCATGCCTTGCTGTGCTCATTGGGATTCTATCCATGATCATCTCATTCCACAGCAAGCTGGCTTTAGTTATCCCTCTTTAGTCAGAGATCTCTGGCTTCTGGGGCAAAAAACTTGGAATCAGGACTTTGTTTTCTCGCTTTTTCGGCAGCCTATTGCTTCTCTCATTGTTAAAACTGATATTATTGATGATGATGGACCGGATTTGCTTTGTTGGGATCTTACTCCTAATGGCACTTGCTCTACAAAGTCTGCTTACAAGCTTAGTTTGCAGCAGATTTATACCAATCCCAGAAATGTGCCTGCTGCTATTCCCTTGGATTTGAAAAATCTTCTTAAGTTGATTTGGAA from Triticum aestivum cultivar Chinese Spring chromosome 3B, IWGSC CS RefSeq v2.1, whole genome shotgun sequence includes these protein-coding regions:
- the LOC123071040 gene encoding disease resistance protein RPS2-like gives rise to the protein MEFVASIVDTAFRPLKDYFARTFGYVMSCADYIDALGHEVDELKSKRDDVKRMVEAAERQGMEATSQVKWWLECVARLEDAAARIHADYQARLQLPPDQAPGLRATYRLSQRADETLAEAAGLKDKGDFHKVADELVQVRFEEMPSAPVVGMDEMLQELNACVRGGDVGVVGVYGMGGIGKTALLHKFNNDFLIGSQDINVVIYIEVGREFSLDDIQKVIGDRLGLSWENRTPKERAGVLYRVLTKMNFVLLLDDLWEPLNFRMLGIPVPKHNSKSKIIVATRMEDVCNRMDVRRKLKMERLPPMAAWELFCDKVGEHLVRAAPEIWRPARGVAMKCGGLPLALITVGRAMASKHTAKEWKHAITVLNIAPWQLLGMEMDLLMPLKSSYDNLPSDKLRLCLLYCSLFPEDFIISKDWVIGYCIGEGFIDDLYTEMDEIYNKGHDLLGDLEIASLLEKGKDDEHISMHPMVRAMALWIASEFGTKETKWLVRAWVGLKEAPGAEKWSEAERICFMRNNIVELYEAPNCPLLKTLMLQNNAGLKKICDGFFQFMPSLRVLDLSHTSITELPSGISALVQLQYLDLYHTDIKSLPRELGSLVTLRFLLLSHMPLVMIPGGVIDSLKMLQVLYMDFSYGDWKVGESGNGVDFQELESLRRLKAIDITVQSVEALERLARSYRLAGTTRNLMIKACGSLTKIELPSSHLWKTMTNLKRVWIANCSNLAEVIIDGSEETDCPILHPIDFMRMGEVIECEQPALDNLQGIILQSLMKVKIIYRGGCVENLSSLFIWYCQGLEELITLSDGDQEAAENEDEQAAGTCKVITPFPKLKELYLQGLPKLRALSSSACMLRFPSLKRLKIVDCLSLKRLKLVAAELKVIQCARDWFDGLEWDDDEVKASYEPLLDERYD